DNA sequence from the Vicia villosa cultivar HV-30 ecotype Madison, WI linkage group LG3, Vvil1.0, whole genome shotgun sequence genome:
TAAGATGACAGATTTTTCTGGAGTTAAAAACCTCCCAACGTTGTTGCTGGAAGGCCTTGTAGAACCTTAGAGTAGCTTCCGGAGATGTCATATTCACGAACCCGTATCCAACGTTGCACTTGTTCCtgtcaaattatatatatatatatatcacggaTTTGCCATAGAGTGCATTGGAGAAAGAAACacgcaaaaaaataataataaaagaatggCATTGCACAAGAAACATGATGAAAAACAAACACTGCTTACTTGAAATCTATAGGAAGGTATACGAAGTCATAGGAAGATAGAGGCTTGTCATCGCCGTCGCCTATCTGCTCGTTGCAGCGTAAACAGTGGTTGTCCAACATGTTCAAGAGTAGCTTCTGACTATATCCactcaaacaaaataaaacaattaagaaaGCATGTAGTACTAGCATTGTCACTTTCTTTTGTCTTTATCTAAACTTTTGTAGTATTTCAATGAGGGTATCatagtaattttaattaaaaataaaaaaataaaacagacacagcagatgttttttatttttcattaaattaaacaaaagacGTACCTGTACTTGTTGGGTATGTTTTTGATCATGAGAGTAGTTCTAGAATCGGATTCAACAATGGCATCTTCTTTGATAATATAACGAGTCTCATTCTTATAAGGTTGCTTCCCCTTCCAATTCCATGGTCTTTCTCCAATGAATTCCCTACCAAAATTCCTCCTAGGGGAAAAATGATTTTCATCCCCATTCAAACTATTCGAACTCATTGAACCAGTCCCGAAATTCTTGTGCGAGAATTGCGGTGGGCCAAAACGACGTCGGGGCGAGGGAGGTGGAGGAGGAAAGTTGAAATGAAATGGCTTATTGGAGATATAggtattaggattaggatttggATTACTTGAATGGAAGAATCTTCTTCCATAATAACCACTTTGTTTACTAAACTCAATAGCAATTGATTTTCCTTCGATTTCTTTTCCATTCATTTCTTTCAAGGCTTTGCCAGCATCTCTTATGTCGAAAAACTCGACGAATCTTTGACTCTTTTTCTTCCCTGGAATTTCCCTCACTTCCTTTATGGCTCCTATAATTAAAAAGTGGACACACATAAACACACAAAAAGAATGAGATAGAGACATGTCTTATTaagattttattgttttttattaaaaaacactcTACTTTCAGATCTCACTTCTGtaacaaaaaggtgaaaaataaattaattaaaaattaaaagaagtgAATACCAAAAGGCTCGAAAACTTGTCGTAGTTTTTCAGGTGAAACGTCGTCGTCTAAGTTGAAAACGACGAGGGTTCCTTGATTCTGAATATCGGAGAAAACATAGTGAGCCCAGAGTGGCACACCGGCTACGAGCCCCGGCGGGGGAGGAGGTGGAGCGGGATGAAATTGGGGCTGAGACATTGGGTTAAAAAACGAAACGCAGTGGACATGGTGAGTACGAATGGCGGTGAACGCCGCCTGTGCGTGTCTGAGGTCATAGAAATGTGCCGTCACGATACCGTAACGGAAGGAGTCCGTTTGGATAGCTCTGACTTCACCGAAGGCCTGGAGATCTTTCCGGAGGTCGGATTCAGTAGTGGGAGGGACGGGACTGAGGAGGACGGAGCGGGTGGGTAAGGTGGAGAGATGCGGCGGAGGTGTGACGGCGAAGTGAGGGTAGGGATAGGGAACTCCGACGGCGACGGAGAGGGGAATGGGGTTTGTTGTTGTAGGGGTAAACTCTTGAGCCGTAGGGTTTAAGTTTCGTGGGTAAGGAACATTGATACCGGTTTCTCCCATATTTGTGGTTAATAGAGGGAGAAAACAGAAATAAAAGACTGGttattgtgtttgtttttgttttgtctgTGAGAGACAGTGAATGAGTGAGTGTGAAAGAGTGAAATTGAAAAGGGGAAGAAACAGAGGAGGGACACGAAGACGGGAGAAGGACAGACAAGAGAGAAGAAATGAATAAGAGTGGGCTGTTTTCCTACTTCTTATTAATTACCTAaatactttcctttctccaacaAATATGTTTCACTCTTCTTCTccctctatttttattattagagCTTCTTTTAGAAAAATCTAACCTATTTGATTTTAATCCAACGATTAATGTGCTTCTGATTTTATAGTCTTAACACTTCATCTAATTTAAGACAGATTTGttttagctttaaaaaaatgaatttttttttttaatttttgaaaatagattttctaaaaccgttttttaaaatattacaagtttttttatatttattttttctaaaatgaaatacttaatttgacatcctataacaaaaacacacattattgaagaccaaaattttgtcaaaatcgcagtttttcaaaaagttgtatttcaaaaatgatttttatgaaaatctatttgaaatagcttcaaaattaagtgattttttaaaattttgatatccaaatttttttcccataaaaagacgaaatacctaaaatcacattttaagaataactattcaaacaaaatttttatttggaGCTTTTATAAAATGTTTCTTTGTATAAAAATAATTCACAAAATCATGTAGCactataaaaaatcatttttaaaaaagccAAAATAAATAGGCCCTTAATACTTTTTTTAGTGTAGATTTGGTTCGGCTTTTGAAAAGACAAAAAGTAATTTTAGAgaggtagaattgattttggaaaatgttaagatgtttggttaggcaaaattagaattgattctgtcttcAGAATTGGTTCTATTTGAAGCTGGAATTTGTAGCTTCTGGcttcagaattgattctggatgatttttacgctgtaatttattgttcaactcccttttacataaatatattcaaacataaatcaattatgctAAATTTTATTCTGATAAAATTAATTATACCAAACTCAATTATGCTAGATTCAATacgtcaatccaaacacacccttaatttTAATTTGGTCTCGAAGACACATTGTGGTCGTTGATTAAAATAagtatattttgtattttttgattaaataatCGAGATACATGGAATTGAATACATTGACACTATATATTCTTCGAGATGAATTATattcatttatattttttcaaattaggTAACATTTAAGAAATTAATATAATTTGACTTTATCAGAAAATTTAGTGGTTTTaaaattttatactatttttaattatttaattaagaaaaataaattattcttttatttaaagaaaataacAACTCATTCATGAATAAAAAGTTATTTCTTTATTTCCATTAATCTAACtgtgttaattaatttttttatatagaataatatttccaaaaataaatatataaaatgataaattaaaGTCATTATATTAGTAAAGATCAATAGTTAAGATTTTGAATAATTCTTTTAAACTTACATTTCGAGTAAGAATATCCCCCactaggggtgctcaaaaccaaaccaacccaatagaaaaccgcaaaccaaaccaaaccaaaccgaaaccgcaaaaaaccgcatttggttcggattagtttgggtcattttttaacaaaaccgcacggttcggttcggtttgcggtttgtattttgtaaatcgaaccaaaccgaatcaaaccgcattatgttacaacctaaattttacttaactcacatccaacccaaaattaaacctattatacattagccttatgaatacgaacaattttctcatccttacacatataatttcagtcgcgatcttctcaaatctctaataacattatttcaccttctttgccacatacatcttctctcttcttctataatctttactctcctatatttttctttttcaccttctcatttttatgtaaatgttccgtatttcggtttcatttttatcgcacatcttcttctctaatctctcaacactttttctttttctttttcacattcactaatctttcgtctcttctatttttttgtttcattataataattttatattgttttatgctattattttatgtttaatatttcacttttgtctaatttaatttttacatattacatgaaaattgttgttatttgttagtatatgaatgtctaaatataaaattatgttgtcatatatatatatatatatatatatatatatatatatatatatatatatatatatatatatatatatatatatatatatatatatatatatatatatatatatatatatatgtgtgtgtgtgtatgtatggctcgataaaatatttgtaaaaaaccgaaccaaccgaaccaaaccaaaccgcattagtttggtttggtttggttcggattttttttaaaagtcaaccgaaccgaaccaaaccgcactattttttctcttgcggttcggatgatttttttcgtcaaaaccgcccaaaccgcaccgcgagcacccctatccCCCACACACACATTTCGAAatgtaagtttaaaaaaattacttcaaATCTTAACTATTGATCTTTACTAATATAACgactttaatttattattttatttatttatttttagaaatattattctatgtaaaaaaattaattaacacagttaaattaatgaaaataaatagTTAAGATTTAGAATAACCTTTTCAAACTAAACAAACTCGAAAATTCTGactcataaaattattcatatgattttattttgttaagaataatataaatttaggtgtaacaacaaaaaacttaaaatattGTTGAACACAACATAAAAATTTATTCATACTTTTAGTTATAAATGTTATTTAAAAAAGAATCACCATTTAAAAACTAACATTCATAGTCAAAAATATTATGaagattatataaaaaaataaaaatatcttttataataataataacactcaAATTCAACctctattataataataataataataataataataataataataataataataataataataataatattaataataataataatgactaaATTATTGTTTTGGTTAGTCAATTTTatctaatttataaaaatttattatttaaaaaacaaaaaatattgttaattttgagtgcaaaaatatgaaaataaaatcaaaattatttaaatttaaaataaaatgattaattttgggAATCAAATAAAGTAGAATGACCAAAACTGTTATTAAGCTCACAATAAAATATTGTATGTTTTGTTAATAAAAACACTCAAATTCAACCTCATGTTTAACCTAtatgaaaaatgatgaaatatttatttgtaccttatatttttatatgtaaGTTTCATAATAGATTTATAAATGGGAATTAATCAAGTTTGATAAgaaatttatcatttaaaaaataaaaatatcattaattttaaAAGCCAAAAAATGAGAGTGAaattaaaatcatttaaatttaaaataaaatgattaatttcgtaaatcaaataaaatagagagaCCAAAACTGATTTTAAACTCATAATAAAATAAtgtatgttaaaaaaattaagatgTAATATTGCACTTACTTCTTAAATTAACTATTGTTTGTGacaatattttgaattttatatatatatatatatatatatatatatatatatatatatatatatatatatatatatatatatatatataatttttgtcaaattattcataattcttaattttaaaaccaaaacaataaaataaataataaagaacaaATAAACAACAAGGGACTATACCAAGACCCTCCCAGTGACTAATAATTCTATAATTAAGAAGTCCTAATTTGTTTCTATAAACCGCATAAAGGCCCCAGACGGCTTGTATCAAGACAAAGATAAAGAGGAATTGAGAGCTAAAGAAGCTAACAAATCCGCATACTAGTTACCTTCTCTGAAAATATGAGAAATATGGAATCTCAAATTCCTAATTTTGGCTAAATAGTTAATCCAAGTGGTTCTAATATGCCATGGAAGCACAAAATGATCTGTAACCGCCAACAAAGTAAAAGTGGAATCAGTTTCAATCCAAACATTATTCCAACCAAAATAAGTAGCAAAATCAATGGCATTAATTACTCTAAAAAGCTCCACAGTAGTCGAAGAAGAATAGTCTAACTTTTCagcaaaacaaaagacaaaatcgCCCAAATGATATTTGAATAAATTAAACCAACACAAGAGGCCCAATCAAAGGAGAAGGAGTCGTCCGTGTTGCATTTCAACCAATCAACACTAGGATGTTTCCACAAAACTTCAATGATTCTTGGCGACTTGGACGAATGTAGCTTAACATTGAAGGCCTTGATAATAGTAAACTCGTGAATGGATGAGCTAGCCATTTTTGAGGTAATACTTCAAATGAATGCAGCCTCAATAAAGATTTGGTAGAGGGTCTTCTTCCAGTGCTTAAATCTAATATTGAATCTGGCTTGATTGTGGGCCAACCAAATGTTGCTGATGATGTGAACAATGGAAGCTTGAATAATAACTTTGCAATGCGGGCTCTAATTCCTATCATAAATTTCCAAAATATTCACAATATTAGACGCAATAGGCAGATTTATCATATTAAAAGCCAGTGCCAAATTAGTAAAGCAAAATAGCAGTGAAAGAAAAGATGCTCTGCTAATTCCTGATTGGATCTACGGAGGCTATACATCGAAGGTCTGTAGAAGCCTCTCAACATGATATTATCATATGTTGGCAAGCGATTATGGAAAAGTTTCAAGACAAGGAACGTCTTGGAAGGAGGAATATCCGCAATCCAAATCTGCTTGAAAGCATCTTTCAGAATTAAGTCATCTGATCTGGAGTGAATCCAAATATTACTATTAGTCATGCTATCCACGGGGATAATTATTTTATCTACAATAAAAGACAAGTTAGGGATTTTACTGACCACATGAATATGTAAAATCCAAGAGCCGTTATGTAAGAATTCTGAAACTAGAGTGTTGGTGTTGATATCATCTAGATCCTGAATACGAGTAACCAACGGAGGACCACACTAAAGATTGAGCCAAAATTTAGTGTTATGGCCATTATCTAAGACAATTCTTGTGTTTATTAACACCATCCTCCTCACTTTTAATGTTGCTCCAAATAGAATAGGCAATATGGTACTTTATAGGAATTCCATCTCTGAGCACTCTAGATTTCAAGAAGAGAGCCTAACTCTTAGAAGAATTTAAAAGATCCCAGCAAAGCTTCATGTTGAAGGAATCATTAAGGGTATTAATGGACCTCATGCCTAATCCCCTTACTCCATAGGCTTACACACCTTAGCCCAAGCCACAATGACTAGCTTAGACTTCATAATGTCACCAGACCTAATAAAATTCTTAATGCTTTTCTGTAGTTCTTTAATTAGAGATTTGGGTCAATAGTAGATGGTAATGCTATGCACGAGCATTGAGTCAATAGAAGATCCCAACAAAGCTTCATGTTGAAGGCATCATTAAGGGTATAATGAAGTAATTGAGGACCTTGAATCATGTTTTAATCCAAAAGGTCATGTCTTGACCAAAAATCAACCCTTccaatgaattaggttaaaaccctagtttgtgcaccatatgaatttgaaatttaatgATCTTGAATTGAGGCATTCTTAAGCTTGAATATTGATTAGGGAAATCATTTGATCATATAGGAAGCTTGAGTCCCTCTAAGAGTTAGAAAACTCTAATTGGGTGACTTTTGAAGAAAACCAGAAGATATGTGAAaacgattttaaaaaataaacaaggtTAATGGATCAATCAATGAAAACCAAAGGTACAGTGATCATCAGCACATTAAGGACTACATTATAGTATTTTATTTGAAGCAATTTGAAGCTTGTAGCTA
Encoded proteins:
- the LOC131655784 gene encoding protein terminal ear1-like, which translates into the protein MGETGINVPYPRNLNPTAQEFTPTTTNPIPLSVAVGVPYPYPHFAVTPPPHLSTLPTRSVLLSPVPPTTESDLRKDLQAFGEVRAIQTDSFRYGIVTAHFYDLRHAQAAFTAIRTHHVHCVSFFNPMSQPQFHPAPPPPPPGLVAGVPLWAHYVFSDIQNQGTLVVFNLDDDVSPEKLRQVFEPFGAIKEVREIPGKKKSQRFVEFFDIRDAGKALKEMNGKEIEGKSIAIEFSKQSGYYGRRFFHSSNPNPNPNTYISNKPFHFNFPPPPPSPRRRFGPPQFSHKNFGTGSMSSNSLNGDENHFSPRRNFGREFIGERPWNWKGKQPYKNETRYIIKEDAIVESDSRTTLMIKNIPNKYSQKLLLNMLDNHCLRCNEQIGDGDDKPLSSYDFVYLPIDFKNKCNVGYGFVNMTSPEATLRFYKAFQQQRWEVFNSRKICHLTYARVQGLEALKEHFKNSKFPCEMEHYLPVVFSPPRDGKQLTEPFPVVGSMVRMGAVDDKMEGRDHRVVAGSSGGGDDDDDDKLDVK